In Streptomyces canus, one DNA window encodes the following:
- a CDS encoding kelch motif-containing protein, whose amino-acid sequence MNDRAGRRRARRLAIGTAVVLALAGMNGPWLYRFGTEKYHQYQINKPEYKAENGKWEIVDFPEKYRQNTIHAALLRTGKVLLVAGSGNNQDNFDAKKFDTRIWDPVKGTIKKVPTPKDLFCTGHTQLANGNLLIAGGTKRYEKLKGDVTKAGGLMIVHNENPDQPITLPAGTKFTGKENGKTFVSKDPVVVERATKVFDKTTGKFLRNDPGLGRIYVEAQKSGAKYETGTQDNYRIQGLTGTDARNTYGIAQKLALDKKDFQGIRDAFEFDPIAEKYIKVDPMKEARWYPTLTTLSDGKILSVSGLDDIGQLVPGKNEVFDPKTKKWRYLPKVRQFPTYPALFLMQNGKVFYSGSNAGYGPDNVGRVPGIWDVDTNKFTKIPGLSDANEMETSGTVLLPPAQDEKFMVIGGGGVGESALSSNRTRIVDMKADSPKFVDGPTLEKGTRYPQASILPDDSVLVSGGSEDYRGRGDSNILQARLYHPDTNTFDSVADPLVGRNYHSGSLLLPDGRVMFFGSDSLYGDKANTKPGVFEQRIEIYTPPYLYRDSRPSLSGGPQTIARGASGTFTSPQASVIKKVRLIRPSASTHVTDVDQRSIELKFTVSGDKVKVTVPEKKNLVQSGWYMLFVDDDQGTPSKAQWVRVP is encoded by the coding sequence ATGAACGACCGTGCAGGCCGCCGCCGCGCCCGTCGACTCGCGATCGGTACGGCGGTGGTGCTCGCGCTGGCCGGGATGAACGGCCCGTGGCTGTACCGCTTCGGGACGGAGAAATACCACCAGTACCAGATCAACAAGCCCGAGTACAAAGCCGAGAACGGCAAGTGGGAGATCGTCGATTTCCCCGAGAAGTACCGGCAGAACACCATCCACGCGGCGCTGCTGCGCACCGGGAAGGTGCTGCTGGTGGCGGGCTCGGGCAACAACCAGGACAACTTCGACGCGAAGAAGTTCGACACCCGGATCTGGGACCCGGTCAAGGGCACCATCAAGAAGGTGCCGACGCCCAAGGACCTGTTCTGCACCGGGCACACGCAGCTCGCGAACGGCAATCTGCTGATCGCCGGTGGCACCAAGCGGTACGAGAAGCTCAAGGGTGACGTCACCAAGGCCGGCGGCCTGATGATCGTCCACAACGAGAACCCGGACCAGCCGATCACCCTGCCGGCGGGCACCAAGTTCACCGGCAAGGAGAACGGCAAGACCTTCGTCTCCAAGGACCCGGTCGTCGTGGAGCGGGCCACGAAGGTCTTCGACAAGACGACCGGGAAGTTCCTGCGCAACGACCCCGGCCTCGGGCGTATCTACGTCGAGGCGCAGAAGAGCGGCGCCAAGTACGAGACGGGTACCCAGGACAACTACCGGATCCAGGGTCTGACCGGGACCGATGCCCGTAACACCTACGGCATCGCGCAGAAGCTCGCGCTCGACAAGAAGGACTTCCAGGGGATCCGGGACGCCTTCGAGTTCGATCCGATCGCGGAGAAGTACATCAAGGTCGACCCGATGAAGGAGGCCCGCTGGTATCCGACACTCACCACCCTGAGCGACGGGAAGATCCTCAGCGTCTCCGGGCTCGACGACATCGGGCAGCTGGTGCCGGGCAAGAACGAGGTCTTCGACCCGAAGACCAAGAAGTGGAGGTACCTGCCGAAGGTCCGCCAGTTCCCGACGTACCCGGCGCTGTTCCTCATGCAGAACGGCAAGGTCTTCTACTCGGGGTCGAACGCGGGGTACGGGCCGGACAACGTGGGCCGGGTGCCGGGCATCTGGGACGTGGACACCAACAAGTTCACGAAGATCCCGGGGCTCAGCGACGCCAACGAGATGGAGACCTCCGGGACCGTGCTGCTGCCGCCGGCGCAGGACGAGAAGTTCATGGTGATCGGGGGCGGCGGGGTCGGTGAGTCCGCGCTGTCCAGCAACAGGACCCGGATCGTGGACATGAAGGCGGACAGCCCGAAGTTCGTGGACGGGCCGACGCTGGAGAAGGGGACGCGGTATCCGCAGGCGTCGATCCTTCCCGACGACAGCGTGCTGGTGTCCGGGGGATCGGAGGACTATCGCGGGCGCGGTGACTCCAACATCCTCCAGGCCCGGCTGTACCACCCCGACACGAACACCTTCGATTCGGTGGCCGATCCTCTCGTGGGGCGCAACTACCACTCCGGCTCGCTGCTGTTGCCGGACGGGCGGGTGATGTTCTTCGGATCGGACTCGCTGTACGGGGACAAGGCGAACACGAAGCCGGGTGTCTTCGAGCAGCGGATCGAGATCTATACGCCGCCCTATCTGTACCGGGATTCCCGGCCGTCACTGTCCGGGGGGCCGCAGACGATCGCTCGGGGTGCCTCCGGGACGTTCACGTCTCCGCAGGCTTCCGTGATCAAGAAGGTGCGGTTGATTCGGCCCAGCGCGTCCACTCATGTGACCGATGTGGATCAGCGGTCCATCGAGCTGAAGTTCACGGTCTCCGGGGACAAGGTGAAGGTGACGGTGCCGGAGAAGAAGAATCTGGTGCAGTCGGGGTGGTACATGCTGTTCGTCGATGACGATCAGGGGACGCCGTCCAAGGCACAGTGGGTTCGGGTGCCGTAA
- a CDS encoding glycoside hydrolase family 6 protein, translated as MYVSRGARRATRARVSAAVLGAALLLAACSSSGDENKGDKEDKAGAGITQQPKEADPFWVNPDGNAAKQVAAYVKSGKDDEAEQIHKIAQQPTGEWIGPENPEQEARGFTEAADKAGRTALLVLYNIPHRDCGQYSQGGAADGNAYRTWIDGVAAGIGDRSATVILEPDAVLHLVDGCTKDEFHEERYDLLTGAIEKLKSLKNTKVYLDAGNAGWGHPDEIFAPLKWAGVAKADGFSVNVSNFYSTKDSLTYGKQLSAKVGNKHFVIDTSRNGNGPYKDGDENERWCNPPGRALGETPTIKTADPLVDAYLWVKRPGESDGECKGGPKAGQWWADYALKLARGSDT; from the coding sequence ATGTACGTCAGCAGGGGGGCCAGGAGGGCGACCCGCGCACGGGTTTCCGCGGCGGTGCTGGGGGCGGCACTGCTGCTCGCCGCGTGTTCGTCCTCGGGAGACGAGAACAAGGGGGACAAAGAAGACAAGGCCGGTGCCGGGATCACCCAGCAGCCCAAGGAGGCCGACCCGTTCTGGGTCAACCCGGACGGCAACGCGGCCAAGCAGGTCGCGGCGTATGTGAAGAGCGGCAAGGACGACGAGGCCGAACAGATCCACAAGATCGCCCAGCAGCCGACCGGCGAGTGGATCGGCCCGGAGAACCCGGAGCAGGAGGCACGCGGCTTCACCGAGGCCGCGGACAAGGCCGGCCGTACGGCCCTTCTGGTCCTCTACAACATCCCGCACCGCGACTGCGGCCAGTACTCCCAGGGCGGCGCCGCCGACGGCAACGCCTACCGGACCTGGATCGACGGTGTGGCGGCGGGCATCGGTGACCGCTCGGCGACGGTGATCCTCGAACCGGACGCGGTTCTGCACCTGGTCGACGGCTGCACCAAGGACGAGTTCCACGAGGAGCGCTACGACCTGCTCACCGGCGCCATCGAGAAGCTCAAGTCCCTGAAGAACACGAAGGTCTACCTGGACGCGGGCAACGCGGGCTGGGGCCACCCCGACGAGATCTTCGCGCCCCTGAAGTGGGCCGGAGTCGCCAAGGCCGACGGCTTCTCGGTGAACGTCTCCAACTTCTACTCCACCAAGGACTCCCTCACCTACGGCAAGCAGCTCTCCGCCAAGGTGGGCAACAAGCACTTCGTCATCGACACCAGCCGCAACGGCAACGGCCCGTACAAGGACGGCGACGAGAACGAACGCTGGTGCAACCCACCGGGCAGGGCGCTGGGGGAGACGCCGACGATCAAGACAGCGGATCCGCTGGTGGACGCCTACCTGTGGGTCAAGCGCCCGGGTGAGTCGGACGGCGAGTGCAAGGGAGGGCCGAAAGCGGGTCAGTGGTGGGCCGACTATGCGTTGAAACTGGCGCGAGGGTCGGACACCTAG
- a CDS encoding ANTAR domain-containing protein yields the protein MRRRENLLGALNVFVPTLPDPTPADAAASGLHVAQALADAAALGLQNRSAYAQCRALSGQLEQALSSRVRIEQAKGMLAERWSVRADRAFMALRQYARRHRLPLDQVASAVIEGVEDDAELRRESGGSSDGPA from the coding sequence TTGCGCCGCCGCGAGAACCTGCTGGGCGCCCTCAACGTGTTCGTGCCCACGCTGCCCGACCCCACTCCGGCCGACGCGGCCGCCTCCGGGCTCCATGTCGCCCAGGCCCTCGCCGACGCCGCGGCCCTCGGCCTGCAGAACCGCAGCGCCTACGCCCAGTGCCGCGCCCTGTCCGGGCAGTTGGAGCAAGCCCTCTCCAGCAGGGTCCGCATCGAGCAGGCCAAGGGGATGCTCGCCGAGCGCTGGAGTGTCCGCGCCGACCGGGCGTTCATGGCGCTGCGGCAGTACGCGCGACGACACCGGCTGCCCCTGGACCAGGTGGCGAGCGCGGTCATCGAGGGCGTCGAGGACGACGCCGAGCTGCGCCGGGAGAGCGGCGGAAGCTCCGACGGACCCGCGTAG
- a CDS encoding HAD-IIA family hydrolase, producing MADRKPIDSWLTDMDGVLIHEGVPIPGADAFLKKLRESGKPFLVLTNNSIYTPRDLHARLRRMGLDVPIENIWTSALATAQFLDDQRPEGTAYVIGEAGLTTALHDIGYILTDHEPDYVVLGETRTYSFEAMTKAVRLINDGARFICTNPDETGPSAEGALPATGAVAALITKATGGKQPYFAGKPNPLMMRTGLNTIGAHSETSAMIGDRMDTDVLAGMEAGMQTFLVLTGLTRPEQVEDFPYRPSKVVDSIADLVDRI from the coding sequence ATGGCAGACCGCAAGCCCATCGATTCGTGGCTCACCGACATGGACGGTGTGCTCATCCACGAGGGCGTGCCGATCCCCGGCGCCGACGCCTTCCTGAAGAAGCTCCGCGAGTCCGGCAAGCCCTTCCTGGTGCTGACCAACAACTCCATCTACACCCCGCGCGACCTGCACGCCCGCCTGCGCCGCATGGGCCTGGACGTTCCGATCGAGAACATCTGGACCTCCGCCCTGGCCACCGCCCAGTTCCTGGACGACCAGCGGCCCGAGGGCACGGCGTACGTCATCGGCGAGGCGGGTCTGACCACCGCGCTGCACGACATCGGCTACATCCTCACCGACCACGAGCCCGACTACGTCGTTCTCGGGGAGACCCGCACCTACTCCTTCGAGGCCATGACCAAGGCGGTCCGCCTCATCAACGACGGCGCCCGTTTCATCTGCACCAACCCCGACGAGACCGGCCCCTCCGCGGAGGGCGCGCTGCCGGCCACCGGCGCCGTCGCCGCCCTGATCACCAAGGCGACCGGTGGCAAGCAGCCGTACTTCGCGGGCAAGCCCAACCCGCTGATGATGCGCACCGGACTCAACACCATCGGCGCGCACTCCGAGACCAGCGCGATGATCGGCGACCGCATGGACACCGACGTCCTGGCCGGCATGGAGGCCGGCATGCAGACCTTCCTGGTGCTCACCGGCCTGACCCGCCCCGAGCAGGTCGAGGACTTCCCGTACCGGCCCTCGAAGGTCGTGGACTCCATCGCGGACCTCGTCGACCGGATCTGA
- a CDS encoding ROK family transcriptional regulator: MAHVNRTNGGANLLALRSHNTALVLDLLRGAGAEGISRLELAERTGLTPQAVSKITARLREEGLAVEAGHRASTGGKRRTVLRLVPGAGHAVGVHLDRDALRTVLVDLAGTVVAERCTALDLGAGAEAVVTVVAGESEALAKGVRGGDGAGAAGADARSSTGTPELPATESLPALLGVGVALPGPLDHSRGVLHRVTGFPEWDGFPLRDALARRLGVPVVVDKDTNAAALGLAVAGERGSFAYLHLGTGLGAGLVIDGAVHRGARTGAGEFGHQVVQLDGPPCGCGDRGCVEALCLAAVARGDLAEAARVLGIAAGNLIALLDIDLVLLGGRTVATAPDAFLRGVAAVLDERARRAGEQPVPVRAAPGEVAEGAAQLVLGPLFGRVDA, translated from the coding sequence ATGGCACACGTGAACAGGACGAACGGTGGCGCCAACCTCCTGGCCCTGCGCAGCCACAACACCGCGCTCGTACTCGACCTGCTGCGGGGCGCGGGCGCGGAGGGAATCAGTCGGCTGGAACTCGCCGAACGCACGGGTCTCACCCCCCAGGCCGTCAGCAAGATCACCGCCCGGCTCCGCGAGGAGGGCCTCGCGGTGGAGGCGGGACACCGCGCCTCGACGGGCGGCAAACGACGGACCGTACTGCGGCTGGTGCCCGGGGCGGGCCACGCGGTGGGAGTCCACCTCGACCGCGACGCACTGCGGACCGTGCTGGTGGATCTGGCGGGAACGGTGGTGGCCGAGCGCTGCACCGCGCTGGACCTGGGCGCGGGGGCGGAGGCGGTGGTGACGGTGGTCGCGGGGGAGTCCGAGGCGCTGGCGAAGGGGGTGCGGGGAGGGGATGGGGCGGGGGCGGCCGGTGCGGACGCGCGGTCATCCACCGGCACCCCGGAGCTCCCCGCCACCGAGTCCCTCCCCGCCCTCCTCGGTGTCGGCGTCGCCCTCCCCGGCCCCCTCGACCACAGCCGGGGTGTACTGCACCGCGTCACCGGCTTCCCCGAGTGGGACGGGTTTCCGCTGCGGGACGCGCTCGCGCGGCGACTCGGGGTGCCTGTGGTGGTCGACAAGGACACCAACGCCGCCGCGCTGGGGCTCGCGGTCGCGGGGGAGCGCGGGTCGTTCGCGTATCTGCATCTCGGTACGGGCCTCGGCGCCGGGCTCGTCATCGACGGGGCCGTGCACCGGGGCGCGCGGACCGGGGCCGGGGAGTTCGGGCATCAGGTCGTGCAGCTCGACGGGCCGCCCTGCGGATGCGGTGACAGGGGCTGCGTCGAGGCACTGTGCCTGGCGGCGGTGGCCCGCGGCGACCTCGCCGAAGCGGCACGGGTCCTCGGCATCGCGGCCGGCAACCTCATCGCCCTGCTCGACATCGACCTGGTCCTGCTGGGCGGCCGTACCGTCGCCACCGCCCCGGACGCGTTCCTACGAGGGGTCGCGGCCGTCCTCGACGAACGCGCCCGGCGCGCGGGCGAGCAGCCGGTCCCCGTACGGGCCGCGCCCGGTGAGGTCGCCGAGGGGGCGGCGCAGCTCGTGCTGGGCCCGCTGTTCGGGCGAGTCGATGCCTGA
- a CDS encoding glycosyltransferase family 2 protein, translating to MTSTPTGARQNFDPSDTTQLRLPSHRTGTLRRIKKTLPKYDYEHYSRLAGPLTQPDPGQPYKVQYRSLISQEPHRIRVALMLAAAPLLSLVLLAWLLQPEHWTERDYPAFSWLPALDIVMLVSIGLIEFFRCMNVLSNAHATLVARDPIPVVPETGTRVAFLTSFVPGKEPLEMVTKTLEAAVRIRHRGLMHVWLLDEGDDPAVKEVCARLGVHHFSRKGVEKWNRPKGPHRAKTKHGNYNAWLDAHGDQYDYFASVDTDHVPLPNYLERMLGYFRDPDIGFVIGPQVYGNYDNFVTKAAESQQFLFHALIQRAGNKYGAPMFVGTSNAVRIKALKQIGGLYDSITEDMATGFEIHRAKNPATGRKWRSVYTPDVLAVGEGPSAWTDFFTQQMRWSRGTYETILKQYWKGWYSLPPSKLFNYTMMIIFYPMSALNWILAALSCALFLGLGASGVNIDPTVWLMLYGNASALQIGLYIWNRRHNVSPHEPEGSGGVAGMVMSALSAPLYAKALVDSLLRRKSKFVVTPKGDSASPDRWFATFRYHWYFILIFGGSIGAGVALGHSHPAMIIWATFAMLITATPIFTWRHMLRQAKKKPAAAAEAPQGPVIPAQIPAQYQPQPLPAQHTPAPHAPAHKPTWAAGSNPGTAGDEGNDQTMQIALGGLGGRKE from the coding sequence ATGACGTCGACGCCGACGGGCGCCCGGCAGAACTTCGACCCGTCCGACACCACTCAGCTCAGGCTGCCTTCGCATCGGACCGGCACACTGCGCCGGATAAAGAAGACGCTTCCGAAATACGACTACGAGCACTACAGCAGACTGGCCGGTCCCCTCACGCAGCCCGACCCGGGCCAGCCCTACAAGGTGCAGTACCGCTCGCTGATCTCGCAGGAGCCGCACCGCATCCGGGTCGCCCTGATGCTCGCCGCGGCGCCGCTGCTCTCCCTGGTCCTGCTGGCCTGGCTGTTGCAGCCCGAGCACTGGACCGAGCGGGACTACCCGGCCTTCTCCTGGCTGCCGGCACTGGACATCGTCATGCTGGTCTCGATCGGCCTGATCGAGTTCTTCCGCTGCATGAACGTCCTGTCCAACGCGCACGCCACCCTGGTCGCCCGCGACCCCATCCCGGTGGTGCCCGAGACCGGCACCAGAGTCGCCTTCCTCACCTCCTTCGTGCCCGGCAAGGAGCCGCTGGAGATGGTGACGAAGACCCTGGAAGCCGCGGTGAGGATCCGCCACCGCGGCCTCATGCATGTCTGGCTCCTGGACGAGGGCGACGACCCGGCGGTCAAGGAGGTGTGCGCCCGGCTCGGCGTGCACCACTTCTCCCGCAAGGGCGTCGAGAAGTGGAACCGGCCCAAGGGCCCGCACCGCGCCAAGACCAAGCACGGCAACTACAACGCCTGGCTGGACGCGCACGGCGACCAGTACGACTACTTCGCCTCCGTGGACACCGACCACGTGCCGCTGCCCAACTACCTGGAGCGGATGCTCGGCTACTTCCGCGACCCGGACATCGGCTTCGTGATCGGCCCGCAGGTCTACGGCAACTACGACAACTTCGTCACCAAGGCCGCCGAGTCCCAGCAGTTCCTCTTCCACGCGCTGATCCAGCGCGCCGGCAACAAGTACGGCGCCCCGATGTTCGTGGGCACCTCCAACGCCGTACGGATCAAGGCGCTGAAGCAGATCGGCGGGCTGTACGACTCGATCACCGAGGACATGGCCACCGGCTTCGAGATCCACCGCGCCAAGAATCCCGCGACCGGCAGGAAGTGGCGCTCGGTCTACACCCCGGACGTGCTCGCGGTCGGTGAGGGCCCCAGCGCCTGGACCGACTTCTTCACCCAGCAGATGCGCTGGTCGCGAGGGACGTACGAGACGATCCTCAAGCAGTACTGGAAGGGCTGGTACTCGCTGCCGCCGAGCAAGCTCTTCAACTACACGATGATGATCATCTTCTACCCGATGTCCGCCCTCAACTGGATCCTCGCGGCCCTGAGCTGCGCGCTGTTCCTGGGCCTGGGCGCCTCGGGTGTGAACATCGACCCGACCGTGTGGCTGATGCTCTACGGCAACGCCTCCGCGCTCCAGATCGGCCTGTACATCTGGAACCGCCGCCACAACGTCTCCCCGCACGAGCCCGAGGGCTCCGGCGGGGTCGCGGGCATGGTGATGTCGGCGCTGTCCGCCCCGCTGTACGCGAAGGCGCTGGTCGACTCGCTGCTGCGGCGCAAGAGCAAGTTCGTGGTGACGCCCAAGGGCGACTCGGCCAGCCCCGACCGGTGGTTCGCGACCTTCCGCTACCACTGGTACTTCATCCTGATCTTCGGTGGCTCGATCGGTGCCGGTGTCGCCCTCGGTCACTCGCATCCCGCGATGATCATCTGGGCGACCTTCGCCATGCTGATCACCGCGACACCGATCTTCACCTGGCGGCACATGCTGCGACAGGCGAAGAAGAAGCCCGCCGCGGCCGCCGAGGCGCCCCAGGGGCCGGTGATCCCGGCTCAGATTCCGGCGCAGTACCAGCCGCAGCCGCTGCCTGCCCAGCACACTCCGGCCCCGCACGCCCCGGCCCACAAGCCGACCTGGGCAGCCGGCTCGAACCCGGGCACCGCAGGCGACGAGGGCAACGACCAGACGATGCAGATCGCCCTGGGTGGACTTGGGGGACGTAAGGAATGA
- a CDS encoding class F sortase → MSDRFSQHEGGPAHRAHRSGTGRLPAGVTWAVLLLGLWLWGREVTDVRHGMSAPTVGDMAAVGRPPEAVELPPAARPLKGARPQRLDIPDLGVQAPVVARGLDARGALDPPPFGQPGIVGWYAAGAKPGAVGTALMVGHVDTETRPAVFYRIRSLKPGETVRVIRDDGRVAEFTVDEVRVLTRESFDAHQAYGQREPGRAELRLITCGGAFDRATRSYTANVIVSAYLTGTGL, encoded by the coding sequence ATGTCCGACCGTTTCTCCCAGCACGAAGGCGGTCCCGCCCACCGCGCACACCGCTCCGGGACCGGACGGCTGCCGGCCGGCGTGACCTGGGCGGTGCTGCTGCTGGGGCTGTGGCTGTGGGGCCGCGAGGTGACCGACGTACGGCACGGCATGTCCGCACCGACCGTCGGTGACATGGCCGCGGTCGGGCGCCCGCCCGAGGCCGTCGAACTGCCGCCTGCCGCACGGCCCTTGAAGGGAGCGCGGCCGCAGCGCCTCGACATCCCGGACCTCGGGGTGCAGGCGCCCGTGGTGGCCCGCGGCCTGGACGCACGGGGCGCCCTCGACCCGCCGCCCTTCGGCCAACCCGGAATCGTCGGCTGGTACGCGGCCGGCGCGAAACCCGGTGCCGTCGGGACCGCGCTGATGGTGGGGCACGTCGACACCGAGACCCGGCCCGCGGTGTTCTACCGGATCCGCTCCCTGAAGCCGGGAGAGACGGTCCGGGTGATCCGCGACGACGGCAGGGTCGCCGAGTTCACCGTCGACGAGGTACGGGTCCTCACCCGCGAGAGCTTCGACGCCCACCAGGCCTACGGACAGCGCGAGCCGGGCCGCGCCGAACTGCGCCTGATCACCTGCGGCGGCGCCTTCGACCGGGCGACCCGCAGCTACACGGCGAACGTGATCGTCTCGGCGTATCTGACGGGGACGGGCCTGTAG
- a CDS encoding SPFH domain-containing protein gives MSTTTSHTPESEGPSRPARLIQNEATTEIPVHLLFRDDPDPVSVPLRPAVVARRQGTGEQPRLRRNGQVTPRPAPDVDPELGERPARVLPGSAGVLAGACGLAGCAVTSWWAGVLPPLALKALRVPEFAGAGLGPAQWAAYAGAGALGLFGFGGLARGRTGRAWVLGLFGRYRGTVRRTGLMWVNPLLLRRRVDVRLRHWRGEPMPAADASGVALRVVVLVVWRVRDTARATLGVDDHETFLRECVEAALARVPVEAPGSGRGSVDAAGEALTRLVAAETVPVGVEVFSVQPLRVEYAPEVAAAMHRRRIAALDAQHRATVLTSVVDSVEDTVTRLTMRGLVELDDYERKALVKDLTVAFCAGRAEQGG, from the coding sequence ATGAGCACGACCACTTCACACACCCCCGAGTCCGAGGGACCGTCACGGCCCGCCCGGCTCATCCAGAACGAGGCGACCACCGAGATCCCCGTCCATCTGCTGTTCCGTGACGACCCGGACCCCGTGTCGGTCCCGCTGCGGCCCGCGGTGGTGGCCCGCCGGCAGGGCACCGGGGAGCAGCCCCGCCTGCGCAGAAACGGCCAGGTCACCCCGCGCCCCGCCCCGGACGTCGACCCCGAGCTGGGCGAGCGCCCCGCACGCGTGCTGCCGGGCTCGGCGGGCGTCCTCGCCGGCGCCTGCGGACTGGCCGGGTGCGCGGTCACCTCGTGGTGGGCGGGGGTGCTGCCGCCGCTCGCCCTGAAGGCTCTCAGGGTCCCGGAGTTCGCGGGTGCGGGCCTCGGCCCGGCGCAGTGGGCGGCGTACGCCGGAGCCGGTGCCCTCGGGCTGTTCGGTTTCGGCGGACTGGCCCGCGGCCGTACCGGACGCGCCTGGGTGCTCGGGCTGTTCGGCCGCTACCGGGGAACCGTCCGGCGCACCGGCCTGATGTGGGTCAACCCGCTGCTGCTGCGCCGCCGGGTCGACGTACGGCTGCGGCACTGGCGCGGCGAGCCGATGCCGGCCGCCGACGCGAGCGGGGTCGCGCTCCGGGTCGTCGTCCTCGTGGTGTGGCGGGTGCGGGACACCGCGCGGGCCACGCTGGGCGTCGACGACCACGAGACGTTTCTGCGCGAGTGCGTCGAGGCCGCGCTCGCCCGGGTCCCGGTGGAGGCGCCGGGCTCCGGCCGCGGCTCGGTCGACGCGGCGGGGGAGGCGCTGACCCGGCTGGTGGCCGCGGAGACCGTGCCCGTCGGCGTCGAGGTCTTCTCGGTCCAGCCGTTGCGCGTCGAGTACGCCCCCGAGGTCGCCGCGGCGATGCACCGCCGCCGCATCGCCGCGCTGGACGCCCAGCACCGGGCCACCGTGCTCACCTCGGTCGTGGACTCGGTGGAGGACACCGTGACCCGGCTGACCATGCGCGGCCTGGTGGAACTGGACGACTACGAACGCAAGGCGCTGGTCAAGGACTTGACGGTGGCGTTCTGCGCGGGGCGTGCAGAACAGGGCGGGTGA
- a CDS encoding peptidoglycan-binding protein: protein METPVFEEIDPASDCDCPGCVHWRRVLPRSTGGHPAATRVVILAAAAAASTAFGAVHAAPAHAAPQAPARPGVPAGDEPDTPQGGKAPLHGPGGRPADAKATTTTRADIIRRAKEWVAAKVPYSMSDYWSDGYRQDCSGFVSMAWNLPGNEWTGSLGQYGIKIAKDDLQPGDILLFHNPDNPEQGSHVVLFGGWTDYTRTYYVAYEETRPHAREQATPYAYWSNSDRYVPYRYKGLAGGTTGTAPDPAEPDNGKPGSPAVTPYPGSAYFGPGAHNKYVTQLGRMLVARGAGRYYTSGPGPRWTDADRRATQEFQQAQGWRGKDAGGLPGARTWTLLVTGGGKDIGAGGRTGTAGPPAPSSHGVPGYPGRAMFRPGASNKYVTQLGGQLVKKGFGKYYTTGPGPRWGEPDRRGVEAFQRAQGWRGGAADGYPGPETWRRLFS, encoded by the coding sequence ATGGAGACTCCGGTATTCGAGGAAATCGATCCCGCGAGCGACTGCGACTGCCCCGGATGCGTCCACTGGCGTCGCGTTCTCCCACGATCGACCGGAGGTCACCCGGCGGCCACCCGAGTCGTGATCCTGGCGGCCGCCGCGGCGGCCTCCACCGCCTTCGGCGCGGTCCACGCGGCCCCGGCCCACGCCGCCCCTCAAGCCCCCGCCCGTCCCGGCGTTCCCGCGGGTGACGAGCCCGACACCCCGCAGGGCGGCAAGGCCCCGCTGCACGGCCCCGGCGGCAGGCCGGCGGACGCCAAGGCGACGACCACCACCCGCGCCGACATCATCAGGCGGGCCAAGGAGTGGGTCGCCGCGAAGGTGCCGTACAGCATGTCCGACTACTGGAGCGACGGCTACCGGCAGGACTGCTCGGGCTTCGTGTCCATGGCCTGGAACCTGCCGGGCAACGAGTGGACCGGCAGCCTCGGCCAGTACGGGATCAAGATCGCCAAGGACGACCTGCAGCCCGGCGACATCCTGCTCTTCCACAACCCGGACAACCCCGAGCAGGGCTCCCACGTCGTCCTCTTCGGCGGCTGGACGGACTACACGCGCACCTACTACGTCGCCTACGAGGAGACCCGCCCGCACGCCCGCGAGCAGGCCACCCCGTACGCCTACTGGAGCAACTCGGACCGGTACGTCCCCTACCGTTACAAGGGCCTCGCGGGCGGCACCACGGGCACCGCGCCGGACCCCGCCGAGCCCGACAACGGCAAGCCGGGCTCACCGGCCGTGACGCCCTACCCGGGGAGTGCCTACTTCGGGCCCGGGGCCCACAACAAGTACGTCACCCAGCTCGGCCGGATGCTCGTCGCACGCGGCGCCGGCCGCTACTACACCTCCGGCCCCGGCCCCCGCTGGACGGACGCGGACCGCAGGGCCACCCAGGAGTTCCAGCAGGCGCAGGGGTGGCGGGGCAAGGACGCGGGCGGGCTGCCCGGGGCGCGGACCTGGACGTTGCTGGTGACGGGCGGCGGCAAGGACATCGGGGCGGGTGGTCGGACGGGGACGGCAGGTCCGCCCGCGCCCTCCTCGCACGGGGTCCCCGGCTACCCGGGGCGCGCGATGTTCCGCCCCGGTGCGAGCAACAAGTACGTCACCCAGCTCGGCGGACAGCTGGTGAAGAAAGGGTTCGGCAAGTACTACACGACCGGGCCGGGACCGCGCTGGGGCGAGCCGGACCGTCGGGGCGTCGAGGCCTTCCAGCGTGCCCAGGGCTGGCGGGGCGGCGCGGCGGACGGCTACCCGGGGCCGGAGACCTGGCGGCGGCTCTTCTCGTAG